In a single window of the Lodderomyces elongisporus chromosome 4, complete sequence genome:
- the NOP14 gene encoding nucleolar complex protein 14 (BUSCO:EOG092620IA), with product MAGSQLKQLKSALKEKGLIGQTNTSKKSKKSKTSRRNEIDRDLQKQNLLSVRDQFNKFDQRINRTKHDITITAGGEFVKVGSKQHNATTAKKGAIQKQMKMQYDLEKRKRNRVGGVLDKRFGENDMHMTQEEKMLARFTRERQAATSGKKRGIYSLESDDDDGEMAEGDNDDDEDEDGGFQLTHSGQALSLDDEETVKYVDEDQMVEGPPRKKTKAEVMKEVIAKSKFYKQQRQRDYAKTQNQIDELDEDFGDIMDDLRNTQKGVAKPQFSTKTPEEIAYDNKVRELTYDRRAVPADRTKTDEELQKEHEEKIKKLEQDRLRRMEGFVTDREAEGDDLGEDLGDEDDNDDDQQFWGGESENEEDGFTIKEGRGEGEEEEEAEEDNDNDNDNGYDEQKGKKGEERGKPVSRKSPPISMPTDLDEFKSQLKDLDLSQQAKQIQIICDAYKPHLAMGNKDLMNKFVSIIFEYVLFLADEFQEFQPILTILKKLASQYNEQLVERMRVYISDIESRINKSTLQLKPSDLAFFIIVGFLFSTSDHYHLIVTPCLILINQILSNTIYRSKDELRSIAMGIFLVDVLLTYQRIAKRFDPEIINFIEFAFLSLVPEPEKVDTNKLLSGHIPSTTTTTTTNNNNSNSGSNSSTTSSSSNQLNLVKSTKYEENSTISFGEIFKTTNTNKEKLHFNTQIKSKLLIKLLTIMDKTLSTWRDKSSIIEILESFIAMLKHFTKYTSLTSSYLTKFSKLLAASLQSRQPLQLQHHKSIGIATYTPKFEENFNPDKKSYDINVERQQLAKVKAQLKKEHKAALKDIRYENRFLAREQIGEKKQMYDEYHRKMARIVNTIQADEGKEKNDYEREKKQRKSRK from the coding sequence ATGGCCGGATCTCAGCTCAAGCAGCTCAAGTCTGCACTCAAAGAAAAGGGGCTCATTGGTCAAACAAACACTAGTaagaaaagtaagaaaTCCAAGACTAGTAGACGCAATGAAATAGATCGAGacttgcaaaaacaaaacttatTATCAGTTCGAGACCAATTCAACAAGTTCGATCAACGAATCAATAGAACAAAACATGATATCACCATCACTGCTGGAGGCGAGTTTGTTAAAGTTGGCTCGAAGCAACATAATGCAACTACAGCAAAGAAGGGagcaatacaaaaacaaatgaagatgcaatacgatttggaaaaaagaaaacgtaATAGAGTTGGAGGAGTCTTGGATAAACGTTTTGGTGAAAACGATATGCACATGAcccaagaagaaaagatgtTGGCGAGATTCACTAGAGAACGACAAGCTGCCACATctggaaaaaagagaggcATTTACTCTTTGGaaagtgatgatgatgatggcgAAATGGCGGAAGGCGAcaacgacgacgacgaggACGAGGATGGTGGATTCCAGTTGACTCATAGTGGACAAGCTTTATCTTTGGATGACGAGGAGACTGTGAAATATGTTGATGAAGACCAAATGGTTGAAGGTCCACCAAGAAAAAAGACCAAGGCCGAGGTTATGAAAGAAGTTATTGCAAAATCAAAGTTTTATAAACAACAGAGACAAAGAGATTACGCAAAGACTCAAAACCAAATCGATGAGTTGGATGAAGATTTTGGGGATATCATGGACGATTTGAGAAATACTCAAAAAGGTGTTGCAAAACCACAGTTTTCAACAAAGACTCCCGAAGAAATTGCATATGATAACAAAGTGAGAGAATTGACTTATGACAGGAGAGCAGTACCAGCAGACAGAACAAAGACGGATGAAGAATTGCAAAAGGAACACgaggaaaaaattaagaaattGGAGCAGGATAGGTTAAGAAGAATGGAAGGCTTTGTAACTGATAGAGAAGCCGAAGGAGATGATCTTGGTGAGGATTTAggtgatgaagatgataatgatgatgatcaACAGTTTTGGGGTGGAGAAAGCGAAAACGAAGAAGATGGATTTACCAttaaagaaggaagaggagaaggagaagaagaagaggaggcgGAGGAagacaacgacaacgacaacgacaatGGTTACGACGAacaaaagggaaaaaaggGGGAAGAACGCGGTAAGCCAGTGTCGCGGAAATCTCCTCCTATTAGCATGCCCACTGATTTAGACGAGTTCAAGAGCCAGTTAAAGGACCTTGATCTTTCCCAACAAGCCAAACAGATTCAAATAATATGTGACGCTTATAAGCCTCATTTGGCAATGGGAAATAAGGACTTGATGAATAAGTTTGTAAGCATCATTTTCGAGTACGTTCTTTTCTTGGCCGATGAGTTTCAAGAGTTTCAGCCCATCTTGACTATTTTAAAGAAACTTGCATCACAGTACAATGAACAATTGGTTGAGCGTATGAGGGTTTACATTCTGGATATTGAGTCGCGAATCAACAAATCCACATTGCAATTAAAACCATCCGATTTGGCTTTTTTCATAATTGTGGGTTTTTTATTCTCGACATCGGATCACTATCATTTGATTGTTACGCCATGTCTTATTCTCATCAACCAGATTTTGAGCAATACCATTTATAGATCCAAGGATGAGTTGAGGCTGATAGCAATGggtatttttttggttgatGTTTTGCTCACGTATCAGCGAATTGCCAAGAGATTTGATCCTGAAATCATCAATTTCATTGAGTTTGCATTCCTTAGCTTAGTCCCCGAGCCGGAAAAGGTGGATACCAATAAGCTATTGTCGGGTCATATTCcaagcaccaccaccaccaccaccaccaacaacaacaacagcaacagtggtagcaacagcagcactacttcatcatcatcaaatcAGCTTAACTTGGTAAAGTCAACCAAATACGAAGAAAATTCGACTATTTCATTTGgagaaattttcaaaactaCAAACACGAACAAAGAGAAGTTGCACTTTAACACTCAGATCAAGTCAAAACTTCTTATAAAACTCCTCACGATTATGGACAAAACGCTTTCGACATGGCGAGACAAATCTTCCATTATCGAAATCTTGGAGTCTTTTATTGCAATGCTCAAGCATTTCACTAAATACACTTCACTTACTTCCTCCTACCTCACCAAGTTTAGCAAACTTCTTGCTGCATCTCTTCAATCTCGTCAACCATTGCAATTGCAACACCACAAATCGATTGGAATTGCTACGTACACACCCAAATTTGAAGAGAATTTCAATCCTGATAAGAAATCGTACGATATCAATGTTGAACGCCAACAACTTGCCAAAGTCAAAGCGCAGCTTAAGAAGGAGCACAAGGCGGCACTCAAGGATATCAGGTATGAAAATAGGTTCCTTGCACGTGAACAGATTGGCgagaagaagcaaatgtACGATGAGTATCATCGTAAGATGGCTCGTATTGTTAACACTATCCAGGCCGATGAagggaaagagaagaatgattatgaaagagagaagaagcagaGAAAGAGTAGAAAATAG
- the SLN1_2 gene encoding Histidine kinase osmosensor yields MHKMRRLKIGIRPQLMVLVGFASLVSLLILGLVTGIYFSDNLKSLRSERLSVIAQLKALQVEQAVDYLEITVSSIASVDTIVNSMQQADEGNTSSAVFQEANDLFEQYISTDVLLSARIYDKDANLLLATTDDVTDNNNNNNNNDDSPSISNEIKSQLYPIPDGGPVPDVVDIYARDGFYYSGPIASSNNSSAKYYAGITTSILDSDNSLLGYITAIAAADALSAALNATSSDYWALAIQPIYSDGTSDYIANTTQNVTGFEAVFPNPGGIIKVGQTYNISRYSFVRHAFKSGDESGVTTNVKSVSGARVAASFRRVIFGNWNWLIVTSQRRSEFNAPVTKMKKIIIGVVIGVGAFMCLLTFTLAAWFIRPITRLKEATMSITRYKKEKHGGNSGSGSGSGSGSGTGAGQRPGLDTMPDDTLSDEKHSKRSSVHTLSSSGSSSVYSTGIRLPSRIPRSKMLFKDELTELSEAFNIMTGELERQYVHLEDRVKLRTRELEASKIEAEAANEAKTVFIANISHELRTPLNGILGMASIAMEEEDQARMKESLKLIYRSGELLLHILTELLTFSKNTLNRSKLEKSNFQILEISYQVQSIFIKLAQDQRVNFKIFVKPNIFRKLILYGDSNRIIQIIMNLVSNSLKFTPVDGSVDVTFRLLGEYDLERSKKDNYEHVYVLPPQQEETTSPIKQQGKPLSPVIEFDRQSDYFAPKPKPAIPATNIDELTTALYGGATTNDNEQIKNNSNKQNSFVNNNDNANYEDDDAHSIATISTTQYERKIFESQFTNKPLSTPLSISPGNSLEKIPSRNSRTPSVTTIHDSTSLNRLTLTPNSNDMRTYPKLDKRSDFDNDMANNEVVKNDKAYRVRNMYKPKTWVIQIEVKDTGPGIEPALQEKVFEPFIQGDQTLSRSYGGTGLGLSICRQLAKMMKGTLTLKSTVGQGSTFTLCLPLPQTGEIMIPPQDLDEFCDDEFNPTAKVNRKVVFDKSVTVMDDVVDDNTAQSSSGELGSEGEKSSDESKSSSTSTSSVASASGKVPEAMVKSLKKTIFTEKPELLQQGSTGTANFALLTKSPKPEPSEPNSVVSAITNTRILIAEDNKVNQEVIKRMLRLEGFNNILLACNGAEAVEFVKDSEAQNNPFGLIFMDVQMPQIDGLLATKMIRQNLHYTKPIIALTAFADESNVKECYNAGMNGFLAKPIKRMNLKKIFQEFGPALMEEVLQKQIEEEVIVEKNKEKHTVGKQIEESSGEKPMDSNEQHVESEANETLKRRKGTMSDIQE; encoded by the coding sequence ATGCACAAGATGAGGAGATTGAAAATAGGAATCCGACCGCAGTTGATGGTCTTGGTGGGGTTTGCATCGTTGGTATCACTATTGATATTGGGACTAGTCACCGGAATCTACTTTAGTGACAATCTAAAGAGTCTAAGGTCAGAACGACTACTGGTAATTGCCCAGTTGAAAGCTCTTCAAGTAGAGCAAGCCGTCGACTACTTGGAAATCACAGTATCCTCCATAGCCTCAGTGGATACAATAGTCAACTCTATGCAACAAGCAGACGAAGGAAACACACTGTCTGCGGTATTCCAGGAAGCTAACGACCTCTTTGAACAATACATCTCAACAGACGTACTCCTTTCAGCAAGAATCTACGACAAAGATGCAAACCTCTTGTTAGCAACTACTGATGATGTCActgacaacaacaacaacaacaacaacaacgatgATCTGCCGTCCATAtcaaatgaaataaaaagccAACTATATCCCATACCAGATGGAGGACCCGTACCAGATGTGGTGGACATCTACGCCAGAGATGGATTTTATTATTCGGGACCCATTGCAAGCTCCAACAACTCATCGGCCAAATACTATGCCGGTATCACCACATCCATCCTTGATCTGGATAACTCTCTACTCGGTTATATAACTGCCATTGCTGCAGCAGATGCACTTTCCGCAGCACTAAATGCAACGTCTTCAGACTACTGGGCGCTTGCAATACAACCTATTTACTCAGATGGTACCTCCGACTACATTGCAAATACTACCCAAAACGTCACTGGGTTTGAAGCCGTTTTCCCTAACCCAGGCGGCATCATCAAGGTGGGACAAACCTACAATATCTCTCGATATTCCTTTGTTCGTCACGCGTTCAAGTCTGGAGATGAATCTGGTGTAACAACAAATGTTAAATCAGTCAGCGGTGCACGTGTTGCAGCCAGCTTTAGAAGAGTAATTTTTGGTAACTGGAATTGGTTGATTGTTACTTCCCAAAGGAGGTCTGAATTCAATGCTCCAGTaacaaaaatgaagaaaatcATTATTGGCGTTGTTATTGGAGTAGGTGCATTCATGTGTCTTCTCACATTTACTTTGGCTGCTTGGTTCATCAGACCAATAACAAGATTGAAGGAAGCAACAATGTCAATCACTAGatacaaaaaggaaaaacacgGAGGCAACTCAGGTTCAGGTTCAGGTTCTGGGTCAGGTTCTGGAACAGGAGCAGGACAAAGACCAGGGTTGGACACGATGCCAGATGATACCTTGTCAGATGAAAAACATTCAAAACGAAGTAGTGTGCACACATTGTCATCGAGTGGATCGTCTTCTGTTTACTCCACAGGCATTAGATTACCATCGCGCATACCAAGATCAAAGATGCTATTTAAAGATGAGTTAACAGAATTGTCCGAAGCTTTCAATATCATGACGGGAGAGCTAGAACGACAATATGTCCACTTGGAAGATAGAGTCAAACTTCGGACAAGGGAACTAGAAGCATCCAAGATTGAAGCCGAGGCTGCCAACGAAGCCAAGACTGTGTTCATTGCCAACATTTCACATGAGCTTCGTACACCATTAAATGGTATTCTCGGAATGGCATCAATTGCTATGGAGGAAGAAGACCAAGCACGAATGAAGGAATCACTAAAGTTAATCTATAGGTCAGGTGAATTGCTTCTACACATTTTGACTGAGTTACTCACTTTTTCTAAAAACACATTGAACAGATCCAAGTTGGAGAAATCAAACTTTCAAATACTCGAAATATCATATCAAGTTCAATCAATATTCATCAAATTGGCCCAAGATCAACGCGTGAATTTCAAAATATTTGTTAAGCCGAATATTTTTCGAAAATTGATTTTGTATGGCGATTCCAACAGGATTATCCAAATAATCATGAACTTGGTGTCCAACTCACTTAAATTCACACCAGTTGATGGTTCCGTTGATGTAACTTTCCGTCTTCTTGGAGAATACGACCTTGAAAGGTCCAAAAAGGATAATTATGAGCATGTATATGTTttaccaccacaacaagaagaaacaactTCACCTATAAAGCAACAAGGAAAACCACTTTCACCGGTTATAGAATTTGACCGTCAAAGCGATTACTTTGCACCAAAACCCAAACCTGCAATACCAGCAACCAATATTGATGAACTAACGACGGCACTCTATGGCGGTGCCACAACTAATGATAATgaacaaattaaaaacaacagcaacaaacaaaatagcTTTgttaacaacaacgacaatgCCAACTATGAAGACGACGATGCACACAGTATTGCAACAATCTCTACAACACAATACGAAAGGAAAATATTTGAGTCTCAATTCACGAATAAGCCATTGTCAACTCCTTTAAGTATATCACCAGGAAACTCTTTGGAAAAAATTCCATCCAGAAATAGTCGAACTCCTTCTGTTACTACAATCCACGATCTGACGAGTCTCAACAGGCTTACACTCACGCCAAATTCTAATGATATGCGCACATACCCAAAGCTCGACAAGAGGTCAGATTTTGATAACGATATGGCCAATAATGAAGTTGTCAAGAATGACAAGGCATATAGGGTAAGAAACATGTACAAGCCCAAGACTTGGGTCATTCAAATTGAGGTGAAGGATACAGGTCCTGGTATCGAGCCGGCATTGcaagaaaaagtatttgagCCGTTTATTCAAGGTGACCAGACGTTGAGCAGAAGTTATGGAGGAACGGGATTGGGACTTAGTATATGTCGTCAATTGGCAAAGATGATGAAAGGAACATTGACTTTGAAATCAACTGTTGGCCAAGGGTCTACATTCACATTGTGCTTGCCATTGCCTCAAACAGGTGAGATTATGATTCCGCCTCAAGATTTAGACGAGTTTTGTGATGATGAGTTTAACCCTACTGCCAAGGTGAATAGAAAGGTTGTCTTTGACAAGTCGGTTACCGTGATGGATGATGTGGTTGACGATAATACTGCACAAAGTTCTTCTGGTGAATTGGGTCTGGAGGGCGAAAAGAGCTCTGATGAGTCTAAATCTTCATCAACCTCTACTTCCTCAGTGGCAAGTGCCTCGGGCAAGGTTCCCGAAGCAATGGTCAAGAGTCTCAAAAAGACGATATTTACCGAGAAGCCAGAGTTGCTTCAGCAAGGATCTACTGGTACAGCAAACTTTGCCCTTTTAACAAAGTCTCCAAAACCGGAACCAAGTGAGCCCAATTCGGTAGTCAGTGCGATTACAAACACTAGGATACTTATTGCTGAAGATAACAAAGTTAATCAGGAAGTTATTAAGAGAATGTTGAGGCTAGAAGGGTTCAACAATATATTACTAGCCTGCAATGGTGCAGAAGCAGTTGAGTTTGTAAAAGATTCTGAGGCACAGAACAATCCATTTGGTCTAATATTTATGGATGTGCAAATGCCACAGATTGATGGTTTGCTTGCGACAAAGATGATTAGACAGAATTTGCATTACACAAAACCAATAATTGCGCTTACTGCATTTGCAGATGAGAGTAATGTTAAAGAGTGTTACAATGCTGGAATGAATGGATTTTTGGCCAAGCCCATCAAAAGgatgaatttgaaaaagatttttCAAGAGTTTGGACCAGCATTGATGGAAGAAgttttacaaaaacagatCGAGGAGGAAGTTATTGTAGAGaagaataaagagaaacatACAGTGGgtaaacaaattgaagagTCGAGTGGAGAGAAACCAATGGATTCAAACGAACAACATGTTGAATCTGAGGCCAACGaaactttgaaaagaagaaaaggcaCAATGTCTGACATTCAAGAATAG
- the ATG9 gene encoding autophagy protein atg9 (BUSCO:EOG092615CC): MSFSNPYHNHQHTNATTNDAKTLSSLVLSNNEIGTSNNIDKDLYQDHRSQDKQEETEEAETETEAGKDQDTFLSRIFGLNSIYNQLQDNYQYYDPEFDSSYQQKMRREMTIGGSGVNDDDDDDDDDEQEEREEQEEQDHLRYKGDDFYLDPDEQLYSNNSIAMSNINPTTHQSGRHQQKKTNNHIHNQNHSINNSNSLLDSESDSDLSSSSDSYVRPAPNKARYSNNKSPRPQAKPSSTQPPPPPPPKEQQRPNIKFQTLPPNLKLDQPLASQPQSQATAIAPPRANPIQKPNGSVLPLYNQPEKYYRKPQQQQQQQQKPFFSNTNYKASTTPRATRFVIPPKERALYLWANITNMDEFLSDVYYYYRGKGLLNIVLTRIIDLVILVFIIAFTIFLKWGIDYNQFMQINHHDDEPHLTLSDLIIPHFYTTKVPFFVKFLVFGFSIYVILRSIQLYFDCVYKLREVKNFYKHLLNVGDTELMTISWKTIVEKLMLLKDYNSLTSTTRPVENHYINDLSSKIRLNAHDIANRIMRRENYMIALINKNILDLSVLILNEKSVLTRTLEWNLKLCIENFVFNKQGQINGSILKEYNRNQLARELASRFKLAAMINVILCPFIVIYFVLRSFFKYFNEYKSNPSSLIGLRQYTPYAQWKLREFNELPHFFTKRLQMSQAPANTYIDQFPKGFYVINGMKLANFISGSVLAVLVILGIFLENESHSFWSFEITEGRSALFYISIFGTIWAVTSAGSSSDQSSSSSSSSSSQNKQSTYVYDPEANIRYVSQFTHYLPSSWNKKLHTIQVKNEFCELYSLKIFIIINELLSLILTPFILWFNVSHNSGAIVDFFREYSIHVDGLGYVCYFAMFNFEEKNKNMMYAEKNQQRTRSRSKHTRGKSKISKSDSEEDKASDDDHFNNMNIDIKPAKKRFQSISESDEDSSNDYDALSYFQNDDKMIKSYMYFLESYGGTKHAQPNQHQTGKQHNLIKPRSASNTRSIGHTQLSKVNQREDNESLGESIYKVSHFGADADAEEDDVDDDDVFVAGDYKNGGVRRDVDDDDNYYVEDNGDSLSKTARDKSKRKGGVIGMLNQFYKQDIGQNARV; this comes from the coding sequence ATGTCCTTTTCCAACCCATACCATAATCACCAACACACAAACGCCACCACTAATGATGCTAAAACCTTATCGTCCTTGGTACTTTCAAATAACGAGATAGGCACTAGCAACAATATTGATAAAGACCTTTATCAAGACCATCGTCTGCAAGACAAACAAGAAGAGACAGAAGAAGCTGAAACTGAAACTGAAGCTGGAAAAGATCAGGATACCTTTTTATCGCGAATATTCGGTCTCAACTCAATCTACAACCAACTCCAGGACAATTACCAATACTATGATCCGGAATTTGATAGCTCGTATCAGCAAAAAATGCGTCGCGAAATGACTATTGGTGGTAGTGGAgttaatgatgatgatgatgatgatgacgatgatgaacaagaagaacGAGAAGAGCAAGAAGAGCAAGACCATCTACGGTATAAGGGAGATGACTTTTACTTGGACCCAGATGAACAATTATACTCAAACAATTCAATTGCAATGAGCAACATAAATCCTACTACTCACCAATCAGGTCGtcatcaacaaaagaaaaccaatAACCACATTCACAACCAGAACCacagcatcaacaactcTAATAGCTTACTAGACTCTGAGTCTGACTCTGACTTGTCATCCAGCTCAGACTCATATGTTCGACCGGCACCCAATAAAGCTAGATACAGTAATAACAAAAGTCCCCGCCCACAAGCGAAACCTTCATCAActcaaccaccaccaccaccaccaccaaaagaacaacaacgaccGAATATCAAGTTTCAAACCCTACCTCCAAATCTAAAATTAGATCAACCCTTGGCTTCTCAACCTCAATCCCAAGCAACTGCAATAGCACCACCTCGTGCAAACCCAATACAAAAACCCAACGGCTCAGTCTTACCACTCTACAATCAACCCGAAAAATATTATAGaaaaccacaacaacaacaacaacaacaacaaaaaccatttttttcaaatacaaacTACAAAGCATCTACAACACCAAGAGCAACAAGATTTGTCATTCcaccaaaagaaagagcaCTATACTTGTGGGCAAACATCACCAACATGGACGAATTTCTCAGCGACGTTTACTACTATTATCGCGGCAAAGGATTGCTCAATATCGTCCTCACCAGAATTATCGATTTGGTCATACTCGTATTCATTATTGCATTTACAATCTTTCTCAAATGGGGTATAGACTATAATCAATTTATGCAGATCAACCACCACGATGATGAACCTCACTTGACTCTTTCTGACTTGATTATCCCTCATTTTTACACAACTAAAGTACCCTTTTTTGTCAAATTTCTAGTATTTGGCTTTAGCATATACGTCATCCTTCGCTCCATACAATTATACTTTGACTGTGTGTATAAATTACGCGAAGTCAAGAATTTCTATAAGCATCTACTCAATGTGGGTGATACAGAATTGATGACCATTAGCTGGAAAACCATTGTTGAGAAACTCATGTTGCTCAAGGACTACAACAGCCTCACATCAACAACCCGTCCAGTGGAAAACCACTATATTAATGACTTGTCCTCCAAGATTAGACTAAATGCACACGATATCGCTAATAGAATTATGCGGAGAGAAAACTATATGATTGCATTgatcaacaaaaatatCTTGGATCTCTCAGTGCTTAttttaaatgaaaaatcCGTTTTAACAAGAACCTTGGAGTGGAATTTGAAACTATGTATTGAAAACTTCGTTTTCAATAAACAAGGACAAATAAATGGCAGTATCCTCAAGGAATATAATCGAAACCAATTGGCACGCGAATTAGCACTGCGGTTCAAATTGGCAGCAATGATAAATGTAATTTTGTGTCCATTTATTGTCATCTACTTTGTTCTCCGCTCATTCTTCAAGTATTTCAACGAGTACAAATCCAACCCAAGCTCCCTAATAGGGTTAAGACAGTACACTCCTTATGCACAATGGAAATTACGTGAATTTAATGAATTGCCACATTTCTTTACAAAACGACTCCAAATGTCACAGGCACCAGCAAACACGTATATCGATCAATTTCCCAAGGGGTTTTACGTAATAAATGGAATGAAACTAGCTAATTTCATTTCCGGGTCTGTCTTGGCAGTCTTGGTCATTTTGGGAAtctttttggaaaatgaacTGCATTCGTTCTGGTCATTTGAAATTACCGAGGGGAGATCAGCCTTATTCTACATTAGTATATTTGGAACTATCTGGGCTGTGACATCGGCAGGCAGCTCGCTGGAccaatcatcatcatcatcatcactgctgctgctgcaaaATAAGCAAAGTACTTATGTGTATGACCCCGAAGCAAATATTCGGTACGTGTCTCAATTTACTCACTATTTACCAAGTTCATGGAACAAAAAGCTTCACACTATACAAGTGAAGAATGAATTTTGCGAATTATACTCGCTCAAAATCtttattatcatcaatgAACTTTTGAGCTTAATACTTACTCCATTCATCTTATGGTTTAATGTATCGCACAATTCTGGTGCCATTGTGGATTTCTTTCGCGAATACAGCATTCATGTTGATGGACTAGGCTACGTTTGCTACTTTGCCATGTTtaattttgaagaaaaaaacaaaaacatgaTGTATGCAGAGAAAAACCAGCAAAGGACAAGATCAAGATCGAAACATACCAGAGGAAAGTCCAAAATCTCAAAAAGCGACCTGGAAGAAGACAAAGCTTCAGACGATGATCATTTTAATAATATGAATATTGATATCAAACCAGCAAAGAAACGATTCCAAAGTATTTCGGAATCGGATGAAGATTCTTCAAATGACTATGACGCCTTGCTGTATTTCCAAAATGACGACAAGATGATCAAGTCATACATGTACTTTCTTGAGTCCTATGGTGGAACCAAACATGCTCAACCTAATCAACATCAAACTGGCAAACAACATAACTTGATTAAACCTCGAAGTGCTAGTAATACTAGAAGTATAGGACACACACAATTATCAAAAGTCAATCAACGTGAGGACAACGAGAGTTTGGGTGAGTCCATTTATAAAGTAAGCCATTTTGgtgctgatgctgatgccgaagaagatgatgttgatgacgatgatgtttttgttgctggtgaTTATAAAAATGGTGGTGTTCGTCGTGATgttgatgacgatgataaTTATTATGTTGAAGATAATGGAGATTCTTTGAGCAAAACAGCGAGAGATAAATCAAAACGCAAAGGTGGTGTTATCGGAATGTTGAACCAATTTTACAAACAAGATATAGGACAAAATGCTCGTGTGTag
- the CEM1 gene encoding Mitochondrial beta-keto-acyl synthase, which translates to MTRVVVTGIGIVSPLGVGLRHNWKRLIAGDSGIISTTQLPNYAKDGWDKIPSKVIGKVPEGSIADGKWDPSDHLPKSEIRRNAEFSQYGLACAQEAFLDSKLIKGDAAQVELTNMDPRRIGVAVGSGIGSFHDVYNNAQGYMTSGYKKVQPLFIPRLLNNMCAGNISIKYNLKGPLHSVSTACATGLQAIGDAYNFIKMDYADVMVCGGTESSIHPLALAGFARARSVVTDFNDTPENASRPFDKDRNGFVLSEGCGILILEKLEHALARGVGEEEIYGEILGYGISGDAYHITAPREDGEGAYNAMSQSLERANLDASQIGYINAHATSTVIGDRAENNAMMKIFGKKSQTGNNPEKKFPLVSSTKSSVGHLLGAAGAVESIYTLNAIKTGEIPPTLNLSSPGGHPEDDSEQFKTFDYVANEASKGVDLDYAMCNSFGFGGVNSSLLFGKYKSFV; encoded by the coding sequence ATGACGAGAGTAGTCGTTACCGGAATAGGCATAGTCTCACCGCTTGGTGTAGGCTTACGACATAATTGGAAACGACTAATAGCAGGAGACTCGGGTATCATATCCACCACTCAATTACCCAATTACGCCAAGGATGGATGGGATAAGATCCCATCAAAAGTAATTGGAAAAGTCCCCGAGGGATCCATCGCCGATGGCAAATGGGACCCGCTGGACCATCTACCCAAGTCCGAGATTCGTCGAAATGCTGAATTTTCACAATATGGACTTGCATGTGCACAAGAAGCGTTTTTGGACTCAAAGCTAATTAAGGGAGATGCGGCACAAGTAGAATTGACAAATATGGACCCAAGAAGAATAGGGGTTGCCGTTGGAAGTGGGATTGGCTCATTCCATGATGTTTACAACAATGCTCAAGGATATATGACGAGTGGATACAAAAAAGTTCAACCATTGTTCATTCCTCGTTTACTCAACAATATGTGTGCCGGAAATATCTCCATCAAGTACAACTTGAAAGGACCCCTACATTCGGTATCAACTGCATGTGCTACTGGGCTTCAGGCTATTGGAGATGCATACAATTTTATCAAGATGGATTATGCCGACGTAATGGTTTGCGGAGGTACAGAGAGCTCGATCCATCCTTTGGCGCTTGCAGGTTTTGCCAGAGCCAGATCAGTAGTTACTGATTTCAACGATACACCGGAAAACGCAAGTCGTCCTTTTGACAAGGACCGAAATGGGTTTGTACTAAGTGAGGGATGTGGGATACTTATCTTGGAAAAATTAGAACATGCATTAGCTAGAGGCGTAGGTGAAGAGGAGATTTATGGTGAAATATTAGGCTATGGTATCTCAGGTGATGCATATCATATTACCGCGCCCAGGGAAGATGGTGAAGGTGCATATAATGCCATGAGCCAGTCTTTGGAGCGAGCAAACTTGGACGCTAGCCAAATTGGGTATATCAATGCGCATGCCACGTCCACCGTAATTGGAGATCGAGCTGAAAATAATGcaatgatgaagatttTTGGGAAAAAGTCACAAACTGGAAACAATCCTGAAAAGAAGTTTCCCCTAGTTTCATCTACCAAGTCATCTGTAGGTCATTTACTAGGTGCTGCTGGAGCAGTAGAGTCAATATATACTCTAAATGCTATAAAAACAGGAGAGATTCCACCTACATTGAACTTGAGTCTGCCGGGTGGTCACCCTGAAGACGATTCTGAACAATTCAAGACATTTGACTATGTTGCAAATGAGGCAAGTAAGGGTGTAGATTTGGACTATGCAATGTGTAATTCATTTGGCTTTGGTGGTGTCAATAGtagtttgttgtttggAAAATACAAAAGTTTTGTTTAG